TGGCCAAATACTCATGTGTAGGGATTTAAAAGCCTCAGaatgattctgtttttatttcttcaaacgTTTTCTCACAGAGTAATAGTAGATCTTTGGTGTGTTGTCACATCTCAGTAACATTTGGAGTCTCACTTCTAGCTATAAAATCCTCTTATAAGAGTTTCCTAGATGGAGCTGGAGTTTTGTTTGGTATAGCTGTAAAGCCTGTTTCGTTTCAAACCCCTCCTCAGcctgtcacttttttttagGGAAGGGGGTTGGTGGGTTGTGTGGAAAAGTAGCACTTGCTGGTATTGTTCGTTGGGTGGAAGCTCCTTATCCTGGGGGCTGTGTTTGAATTGGaaggtggggggtggaggagaaagagggcgagagggaaggagggaggtgcTGGCGAGGAGGATGGTGGAGTTTGGTATTCTGCTCTGCCtcccagacaaaaaaaaaaaaaaaaaaaaactttttttctttccctcacacacaaacactttgactCTGTGAGAAAAAAGAGGATCCTTCGAGGGTTATCGAAGTTCAATGCAAGAAAAATGTGAGCGCCattaaaaatattctttaaacACAGCTGACTTGGAGCACATTGTGCATTCCTTTACAACATCACAAAGTGGTAcgaaccaaaaaaaaatgtacagtttaaagaacacaaacacagttacTGGACTGCAACACTGGAGCACATAAGTGTGAAAGATTTACAGACGGAGGAGGGGATGAGCAAAGGGAAGAAgggtaaaagagagagagagagttgtgtgtgtgagtgtctccATGGTGATGTGTCTCTGCTCTGCGTGAGAATGGGGGTCCTTTATTGGTTGCTATGCCAACCCCGTCGGCTGTTGATTGGCCAAGAGCTGGTGCCAGGTCATAGGTCACGGAGGTGTCTTTGTATTCTTCTCGTCCAAACGGTGTCTActgcgaatgtgtgtgtgtgtgtgtgtttgaagtaaGACTGCAGGAAGtcaaataatagaaaaaagaaagagaacaaaaaacTTTaccctttctttttccttcctttcctcgTCTTCTTCCTTGGGCTAATTTCTCTTCTTGTCTCTTTCCTtgtcctccttccttccctcctttacCCTTCTTATtcatcatcctctcctctttggACTGCCTCCACTgtattcttcttctgtcctttcCTTCACCAACTTCTTCCCTTGTCCGCCTTtatcacccccacccccacccccccaccccaatcaCCcgcttcctgtttcctctgtcctcatAGGCAAGTTCAAGTTGTTGGATGAAGACCGGGACGTCAGGGATCCGGTCCAGTATTTCTCCAGTGTGGAGGAAGTTGCTGGAGTCTTCCCTGACCGGGTCTTTGTCATGGAGACAATCACCTTTAGTGTCAAGGTTAGCACTTTTTCACATCTTCATATAAAGCATTTCCTGCTCTACTTTACTTTATTTCGCCTTCAGTATGCAGGTAATATTCTATCTAGGATTTTCAGTAGCATGACTAAGTCTGCACGCAACCCTGTAGCAATGCATTATCACATCCACTTATCCATGCCTGTGTGCTGCAGGTTGTTTCAGGGGAGTtcagtgaggacagtgagccCTACAGCTTCACTCTGCAGGCTGGAGATGAGCTGTCACTCATGGGGAAAGCGGAGCTTCTCTGTGCCACACCGTCTAAGGAAAAGACGGGATTGAGCGCTCTCCTGAGACGCCTGGGAAAGACTCCTAGGAGTAAGTAAAGGCCAAATTCAGTGTGTTGAGGTCTGTGTTTCACAGTCCTATTTCAGTGGTTGCATATGAGAATAAGGAAGAGGGAATGAGTGACATTAGTGTTAATACTGTATGGGATGAAATATTCATTCTTGAAAAGGGACACCAGCTGTTGATTTTCTAATTGATATGGATGATTGATGAACTGGTTGGTTCAGTTTAAAGATTATAACTCTTgaaaaggctgaaaatgaaatatctatAAAACTAcaatttctgcaaaaaaaaaggtgctttatatctttgtcttctttcacaacaaaaaaaaatgggttCATAGTTGTGAAAAGGCGTCCAGTCtccatttttgtgtttctttaattcGTTGACCAAACTGTGATCACAGAAGGTTTGCTGTAGAAGCTGAGCAGATCACTAAGCCTTTCTTTAGCTCGCTTAATATTGTTTTCACTATCAGCAACATCTTCATCTCCACCAACATCAGAAACTTGTaaggagaaaacacaagctGCACAACAGTAGTTAGGAGGCGCACATCAGCATAGCACACAGCTCTGTGGGTAGAGCCAAAACCCTAAAGCACAACTGTGAATTCATCACATTTTGGTTACcgtaaaaaaagaaatacgaGAGGTCCGTGTCCGACTGGAAATACAAGGGGAATGTTaagcttgtgtttccagtcggaCACGGACCTCCCCGACCAAGCCTACTGTTTGGCTGTCGGAGAACACGATATGCAATTTTAACACCACATATCTTGAACTGCACATTATTGTCGTCTTTCTTTATCAAAGTATTTCCAGACATCGCTTTCCCTAGTCACGGCTGCCACGGTGCACGTTACGTAACGCCAACTGAGTTGAATTTAtgtagccaaaaacaacacatgcgCAGGTGTTAACTTTTCTTTCTGCGCCTCTTCAGGTAAAACTCCCTGCCTGGTCTGTATGAACCATCGCACCAATCAGAGTGTCAGCTTGCCCTTTGGCTGCCGTGGACGCTTTTGCACACGCTCCCCTCTGGAACAAGGCATGCTGGGAGGGGAGCACACGGTACGAAGCATAATCGAGAGAGTTCGCCTCCCCGTCAATGTGTCCGTACCTTCACGACCACCACGGAACCCCTACGACCGCCATGCGGTCCGAGAGGGCCACCGCTACAAGCTGCTCAACATCGTCAGCAAGACGGTGGTGCTCTGCATGGTACTACGCCGACAGGAGGTCTCCCCCTcccatttcctgctgctgcgtTGCATGCCCCGGTTTAATGTGGCCGAGGTCTCCGTTCACACAGCGGCGCTGGAGAGCCTCCTGTTGCGACACGCATTTGACCCAGATGCCTACTCTCGTGCAGTTAGAGAAACCCGGCCAGAGCTGGAGTGTATGACCGAGGAGTGTGTGAGCCCACGGCGCTCTCGCATGTGTGTGTCGGGTCAGGACTCATTGGCACCGGCACTGCAGCGCCTCTCAATGTGTGGGTATGGGGGAGGGGTTTCGGACAGCCTATCACAGCGCTGTAGGGACTCTCTTGGAGAGAGACTCGGGGAGGGAccaggtgaggagagggagtATGTGACTCCTGAATGGACTGAGGCTGAAATGAGGACCAGTGAGGAAATCCCTTACGAGGAACTCTGGACCAATCAGAACGCAGAGGGTTTGGGGAAGGAACCAAACCTCATCTCCTTCCATTCATCTTCCTCACTGGACGGTTCTCTTGGTACTGTGGTGACAAGAGTGTCCACCCCACCACCTGTACCTCCAAAATCTGATGCTGTGAGTTTCAGTCTTtaactctttgtctttctttttgtccttctGTCTCTTATTCCTCTTATCTGTCCACAGCAGCATCCGGCTGTTAAAAGTCAGGATGCCTGGCTTGAATTATTCATACATTACAGCTTTTAAACCTCACTGACCACAcaaacatgcgcacacacacacacacacacacacacacacacacacacacacacacacacacacacaccagagctTTCCTGGAAAGGCCGTCATACACTCACAGCCCATGTGCTCAGAGCACATGAATACATACGTCATCACTAAGGCTGCAGTTACATGTTTGCTGTATTTATTGCTTCAtattagtctgttttttttttccatataataaaaaatgcattaaaaaatatataataaaaaacgAAGATCAGTTCCCATAACCCAAGGTCATGTTCATATAGCTTAATGTATGAACAACAGTTAAAATCCCAAAcatattcaatttaatttaatttaccaGTCATATAAAACTCTGGAAAGAGAGActactttacattttttgcttgacaaatggcttaaacaattaatcgattttTAGAATTGTTCttgattgtttttctgttgatcaagtAAATGTTGAAACATTAATCCAGTTATTTCAAACCACCTTTCCTTAGTTTTTATGACAAAACGAGTCACAAAACCCTCCTCCTGCACAGCCTGTGTTCCACCAGCTTTTTAAGGGTTCAGTCATGGGTTTATATATCAGGGTAAATTTaacaaataatttttattattttgtgtacATTCAAATCCTATGACCTCCAGTGGAAAAGAGATTAGTTAGTTAAGGGGAAAGGACTTTGGTTATTTCTTATAGAGGAAAGGCTCTTGATATCAGTCCTGTGTACTTGACTCAGTAGTTATTTGTGGTAACCCAGTTATTCTCCCTCTAATGATTGAAAATGACGTACATACTGTAGCAAGCAGACAGTAAGA
The window above is part of the Seriola aureovittata isolate HTS-2021-v1 ecotype China chromosome 19, ASM2101889v1, whole genome shotgun sequence genome. Proteins encoded here:
- the gareml gene encoding GRB2-associated and regulator of MAPK protein 2 → MEKLSASLSEITWSPLALPLDAVVSKFRLPTLVRLAHGECVEGLSEEDVVLLHSCRQWTTVTAHSLEEGHYVIGPKIDIPLQYQGKFKLLDEDRDVRDPVQYFSSVEEVAGVFPDRVFVMETITFSVKVVSGEFSEDSEPYSFTLQAGDELSLMGKAELLCATPSKEKTGLSALLRRLGKTPRSKTPCLVCMNHRTNQSVSLPFGCRGRFCTRSPLEQGMLGGEHTVRSIIERVRLPVNVSVPSRPPRNPYDRHAVREGHRYKLLNIVSKTVVLCMVLRRQEVSPSHFLLLRCMPRFNVAEVSVHTAALESLLLRHAFDPDAYSRAVRETRPELECMTEECVSPRRSRMCVSGQDSLAPALQRLSMCGYGGGVSDSLSQRCRDSLGERLGEGPGEEREYVTPEWTEAEMRTSEEIPYEELWTNQNAEGLGKEPNLISFHSSSSLDGSLGTVVTRVSTPPPVPPKSDAVREECRYLIAPPVPPRCSKGGSISSPAPSPPIPPRFPKTSTSPRPNLSFYSSGLQDSCSPSPDASLYCYPCSWADCPAPNPASPEPVPAISADNTTNPQPAQATWAEPWVDSFTSSGPRLRPPPPQSRFAPFGALNPFNRQSPCPSPEPTANPTTDSSRGAEGGGTSTGITEGLSPPPDPTWRPPADLSALSLEEVSACLRFIGLSEAAVAVFQRERIDGSLLVQLTEDILSHDFHLSRLHVTKITQFIQGWRPKI